Part of the Cohnella candidum genome, TGGCCGTTCTGGATGAACACGAAGTGGTCTATATTGACAAGATCGACAGCATCTATCCGGTGCGGATGTATAGCAGCATCGGCAAACGCAGCCCGGTCTACTGCACGGGCGTCGGCAAGGCGATTCTTGCCTACCTGCCGGACAAGCAGGTTCGCGAGGTGTTGGAGAAGCTCGAGTACAAGCGATTCACCAAGCGGACCATTACGTCGGATGAAGAGCTGCTTAAGGAACTGGAGAAGATCCGGCAGCAGAACTTGTCGATCGACAACGCCGAACATGAAGACGAGGTCCGCTGCATCGCCGCTCCGATCTTCAACTTCGAGCGCAAGGTCGTCGCCGGCATGAGCGTCTCCATCACTTCTTCGAGAAGCTCGCTGTCCGAGCTGCTGTCCCACAAGTCGCTGCTTCTGGAATCGGCGCAGGCGATCTCGACCGAGTTGGGTTACACCTGACGGAGGACTCCGGACGCAGACGAGACATCCAAGACAAGGAGGACTCTAGGTTGACCGACATGGAAACGAGCATGTTCCTGTACCCCTGGGACCTAATCGACGAGGGCATCGGACCCGTGCTGGACCGGATGAAGAAAAGCGGCTTGAACGGGATCACCATCTGCCCCACCTACCATTCCGGCATGTTCCTGATGCCGCACAATCCGAAGCGGAAGTTGGTCTTTCCCGAACCGGGCGCCCTGTACTTCGAGCCCAATCGCGCTTGGCACGGCAACATCCGGATCGAGCCGCCCATCTCCGGGATGGCGGACAACGGTTTTTGGAACCGCCTTCGCAAGGAAGCGGACTCGCGGGGCATGAGCATCACCGCCTGGACCATCGCGCTGCACGGAACGGGAATCGGTACCCGTTACCCGGATACCAACGTCGTTAACGCCTTCGGCGACGCCAATCCCGCGATTCCGTGCGCGGCGAACGACGACGTCCGTACCTACATGGTGGCGCTGGCCGGCGACCTGGCGTCGAGAGGCTGGTTCGATACCCTGCTGTTCGAATCCCTGGAATGCATGCCTCTCCGGCACGGTTATCACCATGAAGTGATCGGCATTCCGCTGACGCCTTCGACGGAATTCCTGCTGAGCCTGTCCTTCAGCGAATCCATGGTGAAGAAAGCATCCGCCGCAGGGATCGACGTGGAGAAGGTTCGGGATTTCGTCCGCGCGGCCTGCCAAGCGGAATTCGACCGGCCCCATGGGGCCAAATCGCTTACATGGCAGGAGCTGAGGGAGGCGGCCGACGGGGAGATGGGCAAATTCCTCGACTTCCGCAAGCGGCTGCTTACCTCGCTGCTGGCGGAGATCCATAGGGAAACGAAAGGCAAGACGAAGCTGTCCGTCATCGACTTCGGCCCGGTCTGGTATCCGATGGGAAGCGACGGGACGGGGTGGGAGAGCGGGCTCGACCTGATGAACTATGCCCCCTTCTTGGATCAGGTCAACCCGACCTTCTACTTCAAGGATCTCGGGCAGCTGCGGGCCAAGACCGCGGAATATGTCCGGATGCTCGCCGACGCGGGCGCCGACTTGCCCCTGAAGCCGATCCTGCGGCCGATCCTCCCGCAGACGGAATCGAGAGCCCAGTTGGTCGCGCAAATCCGGGAATTGCGGAAAAGCGTGCAAGGCTTATCGTTCTACAACTACAGCTTTCTCTCCCTCGAGACGCTGGAATGGATCGAGGAGGGGCTTCGGACCTGACCGGTCCGCGTCCGACGAACGAAGTAATCCGGGCCACCCGTGCACGATAGATTACGACCATCACACTAACCCCAACGAGGTGCAGCAATGAGAAAAACGCTAGGTATTCTGCTTGCCGTCATGCTGATGGTATCCTTGGCCGCCTGCGGAGGCTCCAAAAGCGGAACGGCCTCCGAATCGGCCAGCCCGAGCGGATCGGCACCGGCATCGCCCGCTTCTTCCAATTCCGGAGAAGCGAATCTGAAGCAATTCGAAGGCACGACCCTCAACGTCCTCATGAAGACCGGTTATACCGCCCAAGCCATCACGGACTACCAATCCGAGTTCGAAGCGGCGACGGGCATCAAGCTGAACGTCGAAGTGGTGGACGAGCCGACGACCCGCAAGAAGTTCATCCTCGACAGCACGACCAAGCAAGGCGCGTACGACGTCATCGCGACCGAGTTCTGGTACATGCCGGAATTCCTCAAGCTGCAAAGCTTGGAGCCGCTGGACGACTACATCGCGAACAAGAAATCCCCGTGGCTGTCGGTCGACGACATGCCGCAAGGACTGAAAGATACGTACAAAGGCACCGACGGCAAACTGTACTCCTTGCCGGTTACCGCGTCCGGCGGCGTGCTGATGTACCGCAAAGACCTGTTTGACCAGTACGGCATCGCGAAGCCGGCGACCACGGCCGACGTCCTCGCCGCCGCCAAGACCCTGAAGGAGAAGCTTCCGGCCGACGTCGTGCCGTTCATCGGCCGCGGCGAATCCTCCTCCGCTTCCTTCGGCAGCACGGCGGGCTGGGCATGGGCTTACGGCGCTTCCGTCCTGGATGCCGGCGGCAACGTGACGGTGAACTCCGACGCCATGAAGCAAGCGGTCGGCGACTGGGTCACCCTCATGAAAGACTACGGCCCCAAAGACGCGGCCGCCATGGGCTGGGATACGATGTCCGAGGTGTTCCGCCAAGGCAAGGCGGCCATGAACTTCGACATGAGCGGCTTCCCGAGTGTGTACGACAACCCGCAGAACTCCCAAGTCGCCGGCAAGGTGGACACCGCGATCATCACCGGACCGGCCAACCATGCCGCGCAATGGATGTTCGGCGAAGGGCTCGCCATCAGCGCCAACTCCAAGAACAAAGACGCCGCGTGGCTGTTCCTGCAATGGAGGACGAGCCTTGAGGTGGCGGAGAAGGAAGCGGCGGACAAGATCCGCGTCGACTTTCCGCTCGACTCGGTCTACGACTCCGCGAAGTATCAGGAAGCGACGAAGGACCAGCCGTTCGCTAAGCAAATCCAAGACGTCATGAAATCGATCGACACGACGTATTGGCCGAACGTGGCGGAATTCGACCAGCTCGGACAAGCGCTCCAGCAGGAAATCGCGCTCGCGATCGCCGGCAAGCAAGACGTGTCCGCGGCGCTGGATAAGGCGCAGGCTTCCATCCAGAAAATCCTGAAAAAATAACCGCTTGAATCCGGATGGAATCGGGAATGGGCAACCGTTCCCGGTTTCCGCGTCCGGGAAAGGAGGAAACGTAAATTGAACCGCCTGCTGCGTAACCCTGCCCTGTGGTTCCTGCTTCCCGCCCTGATCATCTTCGCGCTGCTCGGCATCTACCCTACCCTGCAGGCGTTGTGGACGAGTTTCTTCAATTACACGCTCACGGATCCTACGTCCCGGGAGTTCATCGGCCTACGGAATTACGGCACCGTCCTTACGGACGTCCGCTTCTGGGAAGCGCTCGGCCGTTCTGTCCTGTTTGTGTCGGTCAGCGTGAGTGTCTCCTTCGTCGTCGGCCTCCTGGTCTCCCTGATGCTGTCCAAGATCCGGCACCTGCAGACGTTCTACCAAGTGGCATTCCTGATCCCGATGGTCATCTCGCCGACGGTCGCCGCCTATAACTTCAAGTTCATGTACAACTACAATTTCGGCATTTTCAACCGGATGCTCTCAGCGGTCGGCTTGCCCAAAATCGATTTTCTCAGCAATACGGCCTATGCGCTCTGGTCCACCGTCCTGATCGACATCTGGCAATGGACGCCGCTCGTCATCCTGATCCTGCTGGCCGGCATCGAGACGCTGTCGCGCGAACCTTACGAGGCGGCGGCCATCGACGGCGCAAGGCCGCTGCGCGTTTTCTGCAGCGTGACCTTGCCGATGCTCAAGCCGTTCATCGTGATCGCGCTGCTGCTCCGCCTCATGGATTCCCTGAAGGTATACGAATCCATCCAGCTCGTCACCGCGGGCGGCCCGGGGACCTCCTCGGAGACGCTCAACACGTATCTCGCCACGGTCGGCTTCAGCTGGTTCGACATGGGCCATGGTTCGGCGCTCGGCTTCATCGCCATGAATATCACATCCATGCTTTGCTTCATTCTCGTCAAGTACACCAACACGTTCAACGGAGGAGACCGCCGATGAAAGCGAAAGCCAAACAGCCGCTCCTTCACGCCGGTCTGTGGATCTACCTGGTCGTGACGCTGTTCCCGTTCCTCTGGCTCGTCACCACGTCGTTAAAACCTGCCAAATCCGTCAACTCCGCCGACTTCCTGGGCTTCTTCTCGCCCGTGCTCGACAATTACCGGGCCATCTTCACGGAAGGGCAGTTCACGGACCGGCTGTGGAACAGCATCGTCATCAGCTTCGCTACCGTGCTCATCACCGTCGCGGTCGGCAGCCTCGCGGGTTATGCGATCGCGCGCATGAACATCCGGAAGAAGGAGAACCTGTTCTTCTTCATTCTCACGACCCGCATGGCGCCGCCCGTCGCGTTCGGCGTTCCCTTCTTCCTGCTCATGACGAAAGTCCACCTGCTGGATTCCCGGCTCGGGATGATCGGCGTTTACGTGTTCATGAACCTGGCGCTCTGCGTCTGGCTCACCCGCGGATTTTTCGACGAAATCCCGAAGGAGATCGAGGAAGCCGCCTACGTGGACGGCTGCACGACGCTCACTTCCTTCTTCCGCATCACGCTGCCCTTGTCGATAGGGGGACTCATCACGACGGCCGTCCTGGTCTTCATCATGACATGGAACGAATTCTTCTTCGCGTCGATCCTGACGCGCAACGTGGCGGCGACCTATCCGGTCCATCTGACGACGTACTTCGGGTCCCGCGAGATCGAATGGGGCAAGCTGGCGGCGGCATCGACCGTCGTAAGCGCCATCCCGATCGTATTCGCCATCCTGACGAGGAAATACATGGTCCGGGGCTTCTCGCTGGGAGCCGTCCGGAATTCGAAATAAGCAACCTTCGGGTCGGAAGATTCGGTAAGGAGGGAACCCTCAAGTGGATCAAGACAAGGTACTGGAGAAATTGGAATCGCTCGGCTTGAAGCTGCCCCGGGTAGCTCCTGCCGTCGCGACATACGTGCCGGCCGTGCGGACGGGCAGCCTGCTGTTCATTTCGGGCCAAGGTCCCATCGAGGACGGAAAATACAAATACGTCGGCAAAGTCGGCGGCGAGCTGACGCTCGAGCAGGGATATGACGCGGCCAAACACGTGATGCTCAACTGCCTGGCCGTAATCAAGAACGAGCTCGGCAGCCTGGATAAAGTGAAGCGGATCGTGAAACTGCTGGCTTGGGTGAACAGCGCGCCAGGCTTCAACCGGCAGCCCATGGTCATCAACGGCGGTTCGGATCTGCTCGTCGAGTTGTTCGGCGAACGCGGCAGACACGCTCGTTCGGCCGTCGCGGCCAACGAGCTGCCTTTTGACATTCCGGTGGAAATCGAAATGATCGTCGAATGCGAATAAGGTAGGTGCACCATGAACGACATCGTTACGCTCGGGGAGAGCATGGTCGTATTCGATCCTTCCTCAACGGGTCCGCTTCGGCATGTGAGCGAATTCAAGAAACACATGGCGGGGGCGGAGAGCAACGTCGCGATCGGCCTCGCCAGGCTAGGACACCGCGCGGGCTGGCTCAGCCGCGTCGGCGACGACGAATTCGGGCGATACATTACCGGGACGTTGAAATCGGAAGGCATCGACGTGAGCCGGGTCATCGCCGATGCCGGGGCGTCCACCGGCGTCATGTTCAAGGAACGACGGAACAACCGGCTGATGAACGTCTATTACTACCGTTCGAACTCAGCGGCTTCCCGCCTATGTTCGGAAGACGTCGATAAGGAATGGATCCGGGCCTCCCGCATGTTGCACGTCACGGGCATCACGCCGGCCTTGAGCGATTCATGCCACGCGGCCGTCTGCCAAGCGATCCGTTATGCCAGGGAGGCTGGCGTACCGGTCTCCTTCGACCTGAATCTCCGGTTGAAGCTGTGGGACGCGGATAAAGCTTGTGAAACGCTGCTGGCCCTGATTCCCGAATGCACGTACTTCCTGCCCGGCTATTCGGAAGGACGCCTGTTGACGGGGATTGCCTCCATTGAAGATATGGCTCGCTATTTTCACCGGATGGGGCCTGAGGCGGTCGTCATTAAAGACGGTAAGAAGGGCGCATATCTATACGACCGGGATGGCGGCCGATGGATCGAGGCTTGCCGGGTGGAAGAAGTCGCCGATCCGATCGGGGCGGGCGACGCCTTCGCGGCGGGATTCTTGTCCGGCGTGCTGAAGGGGCAATCCCATGCGGAGGCCGTCATGCTCGGAAACGTGCTCGGTTCTTACGCGGTCACGATCAAGGGCGATTGGGAAGGGCTGCCCGATCTCACGGAGCTGGAATGCCTGTATCCCGTAGAAGACACGGTTCGCTGAAGGAAGACATCAGGAAGGAACGGGTGAGGACATTGAGCAACGTTTTGTGGAGTTCCCATACGACTTACGAATTGAAGCGCATCATCGAAGAAGAGAACCCGATCGTTATCGTTACGGTAGGCGCGACGGAGCAGCACGGCACGCATCTGGCCATCAACACGGATACCGACCTCGGGTTCAGCTTGGCCCAGCGCGTGGCCCAAGCCTCCCCGATTCGAACGCTGGTCCTGCCGCCCGTATGGTCCGGGTTTTCCCCGCACCACATGGATTTCACCGGCACGATTACGCTTCGCCAATCCACGCTGTTCGCCATGGTGAACGACATCATCGAATGCCTCATCCGACATGGCGTGGAACGCGTGCTTCTCTTGAACAGCCATGGGGGGAACATCTCCCTGCTGAAAACGGTCGTTGACGAGATCGGTGTCCAGCATGGCATATCTCCGGTCTACGTGACGTATTGGAATCTGATTTCCGATGTCATCGGGGACATTCGGGAGTCCGAAATGGGCGGGATCAGCCATGCATGCGAGCTGGAGACCTCTCTTAAAATGCTGTTTTCTCCTGAGGACGTCCGGCAAGAGGAAATCCGGGACGTCATGCTGGACAGCACGCCGTATTTCGGCAACGACATGTTCGCGCCTAACAAATACGGCGTTTATAAGCCTTTCAAGGCTTGGACGGAGCTCGGCCAGATCGGCGCTCCATCGCTGGCTTCGAAGGAGAAAGGCGAGCGGATCGCGGACGCGATCATCGCCAAATTCGCGGATCTGATTCAAGTCGTATGGGGAGGAGAGGAAGCCAAATGAAAATCGCGGACATTCAAGCCATTCCCGTCAGCGTCCCATTGTTGAAACCGTTCAAAGCCGCCTACGGCGTCCGGGCGACGGCCGACTTCGTCATCGTAAAGGTGATCACCGAGGATGGCATGACCGGACTCGGCGAAGCGGCCACCATTCCGATTTACGACGAGGGCAGTCAGGCGGGCGTCGTCTTCTCGATCGGCAAGTATTTCAAGCCGCTACTGGTCGGCCAGGACCCGCGCAACATCGGCCTTATTCATGACATCATGAGCCGGACGGTCAAGGGTGAACGCTATGCCAAGAGCGCCATTGACTACGCACTGTACGATCTGACCGCCAAGTCTTACGGAGTGCCGGTCTATCAACTGCTGGGAGGCAACAACCGCCCGGTCCAGGTGACGGCCGTGTTCAGCGCCAGCGATCCGGAACAGCTCGCGGCCGAAGCGTTGAAGAAGAAGCAGGAAGGGTATCGGGTCTTCAAGTTGAAGGTCGGCACGGAGCACGAGGCCGACGTCGCCCGCGTGAAACTGATCCGGGAAACGATCGGCTACGACGTGCAGCTCCGGTTGGACGGCAATGAGGCTTGGACAGGCAAGGAAGCGCTGAAGAAGCTGGCGGATTTCGAACCGTACCGTCCGGCCCACATCGAACAGCCCGTTCCCCATTGGGATTTGGACGGGCTCCGCATGGTCCGCGACCACAGCCCGACTCCCGTCGTCATCGACGAAAGCGTCCTGACGCTGAAGGATGCCTTCCGCGTGTCGGCCTACGTGGGCGGCGACATCCTGAACATCAAGACCGCGAGGTCCGGCGGCTTATTCCCTTCGCTGAAGCTTGCCGCGGTGGCCGAATCCGCCGGAATCAAACCGCTCCTCGGCAGCATGCTGGAGCTGGGCGTCGGAACGGTGGCGAACGGGCACTTCTGCGCGGCGCTCACCGGGTCGGACCTGGCCTCGGAGCTTGTCGGTCCGCAGTTCGTGAAGAAAGACATCCTGAAAGTCGACCTCTCCTACGAAGACGGCTGCCTCGTCCTCCCGGAAGGACCGGGCTGGGGCGTCGAGCTCGACGAAGACGCCGTCCGGGACTTCACCGTCCGATGAACCCGGTTACGGAACAGGTCCTGCGGCAGCGGATCGTCTCCATTCTGCGCAACGTCCCCGACGAGCATCTGGTGAAAGCCGTCGGCGTGCTGGCAGGCAACGGGATCCGGGCCGTGGAAGTGACGCTTAATACGCCGGGAGCGTTGGAGCAGATAGCTCGTCTCCGCAAGGAGTACGGGAATGAAATGCTGATTGGAGCGGGAACCGTGATCACGGGGGAAGACGCGGAGGCGGCCATCCGGGCGGGAGCCGCGTTCCTGATCACGCCGTGCGTGACGGAAGAAGCCGCGACCGTCGCCCGCGAGGCCGGGATTCCGGTGTACATGGGCGCGATGACGCCAAGCGAAATCGTCCGGGCGTCGAGGCTGGGCGCCGACATCGTGAAGGTGTTTCCATGCGGCAGCCTCGGGCCCGGGTACCTCAAGGAAGTGCTCGCTCCCCTGAACGGTACGCCGCTCATGGCCGTCGGCGGCGTGGCGCCCGAGAATGTGGGCGAATACTTGCGCGCGGGGGCCGTCTGCGCGGGCGTCGGCGGGAGCCTGGTGAGCGCGCGCGACTTTACTTTGGACGGATGGGAGTTGCTTCTTGCGGACCGGTCACGGCGTTATGTCGAGGCGATCGCGAAAGTTTTATAATAGAGATAACAGAAAGCCCGAGACCCTTCCCGTATGCGAAGGGATAGATTGTTGACGAAGCACCCACTGAAGTAACTTTTAGTGATCCGACTGAAAGGAATTTTTAAAGAGCAAGCGCTGCCTCTATATCAAAAGAAGATTGCGATTACCCGACTATATTTTGATGAAAATCAAAACTTAGTCGGGTTTTTTACTTTCAATGAACAACATCACTTCCCCGCCCAAATTGCACTACTAGCCATCGATCGACGTTTGAGTACGGCTGATTTCTATATGCGTATAGGATTCAGGCCACCCGTGCATTCCCGATCAATTATTTCAACCATTAACTATGATATTCCAGTTGATCGTATACATTTGATGTTGCAAAATTTTGTTATCCCGACTTACGATATGGCCATGCGTATCATGCTGACCAAAAGAGTAGCCGGGGAGCAATTGGAATTTTCGTTCCAAGCGAGAACAAAATGGTATTCTTTGAGTTTGGAAGTGTAGATGATGCGCGGTGCTGGCTGCCTATTTTTAAAACGGTACCGCAAAAAAACTCGTTGATGATGCCATCGGACGCAAACGATGATCAAAAATAAACAGGAGGTTCGCCATGAGAAACGCCATAACGGCCGCCGGTCTTCGCGATGTGCCGGAGCTGCGCTATTTGAACGCCGACCACAATGTAGCGCGGTATCGAGCGGTCATGAAGTTTTTTTACCTCGAGTATCAGCGGCTTCGCTATTGGATGCGTCCGGAGGAAGTTTACGAAGGAGTATGTGCATGGGGCGTTCTTGAGAATTACACGTTGGAACAATGCATGTCGGATCTGGAGGTTCTGAAGAATTGGCAAAATCTCGCTTCCAGGCACGATGGAGGAAGAGCAGTCACGATCGAGGAGTACATGCGCAAAAAGAGTCTCTATCTGCTGACGCCGTACTCTATCGAGATCGAGAGAATGCTGGAAACGCTGGAGACGATCAAAGGGTATGGCGGTTCGCTCGAGACGACATACCTCGATACGATTGCGGAGTGCTTGCTGGACATTCGAAAGAAAGTCGGGGATTTCCGCGGCGGCGAAGCTCTTGCCTGTTGGGATAAGTTATTTCATGCGTTTAAGCAAATGCATGAGAATGCGGCGGACTTCATCGGTAGCATGAACTCGATCCAGGCGGAGGAAATGATGGCCACGGACGCTTTTCTCTCCATGAAGGATCGCTTGACCGACTATTTGCAGCATTTTGTCCGGGGCTTGCAGCAAAGCGCTTATCAAATAGAAGGGCATCTGCAACTAATTACTCCGGTGATCCGGGATTTCTTTCTGGAACAGGCCGTGGACGACGAAATGGCTAAGCCTCGGCTTGAGGCCGGATCGACGCGGGAAGAACTGCTGGAGCAATGGACACGGGGTTGGATGAACCTACGGCGTTGGTTTCTCGGCGACGATCGGGAAATCAGCGAGCTTCAGCAACTGGAAAGAGCGACGAAGGATACGATCGCGAAGGTGGTGCGAAGCGCGCTGCGCCTTCAGGAACGCAGACGGGTGGGAGTTAGCCGCAGGAAGGACCTGGAGTGGCTTGCGCGGCGGTTCGACCAGTCCGAGTCGTTGGAAGAAGCGCATCGTCTGGCCGCATACGTATTCGGACTGTTTCCCGGCCGACACCTGCAAGGAGAAGATTCGCGCGTGCGTACGACGGACCGTGCGGATGCGTCGATGTGGGAGGAACCGCCTTTCGTGCGCGGCATCCGCTCCCGCAGTTTGAAACGCCTGGGTAAAGGAGAGGCCGAGCCGGTACGTTCGGACGAGGAACGCAAGCGTCAGCATCGCGAAG contains:
- a CDS encoding TIGR02677 family protein; translated protein: MRNAITAAGLRDVPELRYLNADHNVARYRAVMKFFYLEYQRLRYWMRPEEVYEGVCAWGVLENYTLEQCMSDLEVLKNWQNLASRHDGGRAVTIEEYMRKKSLYLLTPYSIEIERMLETLETIKGYGGSLETTYLDTIAECLLDIRKKVGDFRGGEALACWDKLFHAFKQMHENAADFIGSMNSIQAEEMMATDAFLSMKDRLTDYLQHFVRGLQQSAYQIEGHLQLITPVIRDFFLEQAVDDEMAKPRLEAGSTREELLEQWTRGWMNLRRWFLGDDREISELQQLERATKDTIAKVVRSALRLQERRRVGVSRRKDLEWLARRFDQSESLEEAHRLAAYVFGLFPGRHLQGEDSRVRTTDRADASMWEEPPFVRGIRSRSLKRLGKGEAEPVRSDEERKRQHREVVEAQLREERELLERLAKRGTVALEGFGVLAPRDRLRLLSWIGRCTASQKRSFVTSDGYRITLSEAAEGRRVTLRCTDGDLEMPDYSLSFGYALEERMAKANG
- a CDS encoding IclR family transcriptional regulator — its product is MNTVDRALRLIELIVHKPMMVGEIAEALDVHKSSASRLVQTLEAHKLLKNQNGFISPGYGILQWAYKIQESIDLRDIARPYIQNIAKITKGTIHLAVLDEHEVVYIDKIDSIYPVRMYSSIGKRSPVYCTGVGKAILAYLPDKQVREVLEKLEYKRFTKRTITSDEELLKELEKIRQQNLSIDNAEHEDEVRCIAAPIFNFERKVVAGMSVSITSSRSSLSELLSHKSLLLESAQAISTELGYT
- a CDS encoding creatininase family protein, producing the protein MRTLSNVLWSSHTTYELKRIIEEENPIVIVTVGATEQHGTHLAINTDTDLGFSLAQRVAQASPIRTLVLPPVWSGFSPHHMDFTGTITLRQSTLFAMVNDIIECLIRHGVERVLLLNSHGGNISLLKTVVDEIGVQHGISPVYVTYWNLISDVIGDIRESEMGGISHACELETSLKMLFSPEDVRQEEIRDVMLDSTPYFGNDMFAPNKYGVYKPFKAWTELGQIGAPSLASKEKGERIADAIIAKFADLIQVVWGGEEAK
- a CDS encoding carbohydrate ABC transporter permease — its product is MNRLLRNPALWFLLPALIIFALLGIYPTLQALWTSFFNYTLTDPTSREFIGLRNYGTVLTDVRFWEALGRSVLFVSVSVSVSFVVGLLVSLMLSKIRHLQTFYQVAFLIPMVISPTVAAYNFKFMYNYNFGIFNRMLSAVGLPKIDFLSNTAYALWSTVLIDIWQWTPLVILILLAGIETLSREPYEAAAIDGARPLRVFCSVTLPMLKPFIVIALLLRLMDSLKVYESIQLVTAGGPGTSSETLNTYLATVGFSWFDMGHGSALGFIAMNITSMLCFILVKYTNTFNGGDRR
- a CDS encoding mandelate racemase/muconate lactonizing enzyme family protein; the protein is MKIADIQAIPVSVPLLKPFKAAYGVRATADFVIVKVITEDGMTGLGEAATIPIYDEGSQAGVVFSIGKYFKPLLVGQDPRNIGLIHDIMSRTVKGERYAKSAIDYALYDLTAKSYGVPVYQLLGGNNRPVQVTAVFSASDPEQLAAEALKKKQEGYRVFKLKVGTEHEADVARVKLIRETIGYDVQLRLDGNEAWTGKEALKKLADFEPYRPAHIEQPVPHWDLDGLRMVRDHSPTPVVIDESVLTLKDAFRVSAYVGGDILNIKTARSGGLFPSLKLAAVAESAGIKPLLGSMLELGVGTVANGHFCAALTGSDLASELVGPQFVKKDILKVDLSYEDGCLVLPEGPGWGVELDEDAVRDFTVR
- a CDS encoding bifunctional 4-hydroxy-2-oxoglutarate aldolase/2-dehydro-3-deoxy-phosphogluconate aldolase — protein: MNPVTEQVLRQRIVSILRNVPDEHLVKAVGVLAGNGIRAVEVTLNTPGALEQIARLRKEYGNEMLIGAGTVITGEDAEAAIRAGAAFLITPCVTEEAATVAREAGIPVYMGAMTPSEIVRASRLGADIVKVFPCGSLGPGYLKEVLAPLNGTPLMAVGGVAPENVGEYLRAGAVCAGVGGSLVSARDFTLDGWELLLADRSRRYVEAIAKVL
- a CDS encoding ABC transporter substrate-binding protein, whose protein sequence is MRKTLGILLAVMLMVSLAACGGSKSGTASESASPSGSAPASPASSNSGEANLKQFEGTTLNVLMKTGYTAQAITDYQSEFEAATGIKLNVEVVDEPTTRKKFILDSTTKQGAYDVIATEFWYMPEFLKLQSLEPLDDYIANKKSPWLSVDDMPQGLKDTYKGTDGKLYSLPVTASGGVLMYRKDLFDQYGIAKPATTADVLAAAKTLKEKLPADVVPFIGRGESSSASFGSTAGWAWAYGASVLDAGGNVTVNSDAMKQAVGDWVTLMKDYGPKDAAAMGWDTMSEVFRQGKAAMNFDMSGFPSVYDNPQNSQVAGKVDTAIITGPANHAAQWMFGEGLAISANSKNKDAAWLFLQWRTSLEVAEKEAADKIRVDFPLDSVYDSAKYQEATKDQPFAKQIQDVMKSIDTTYWPNVAEFDQLGQALQQEIALAIAGKQDVSAALDKAQASIQKILKK
- a CDS encoding carbohydrate ABC transporter permease; translation: MKAKAKQPLLHAGLWIYLVVTLFPFLWLVTTSLKPAKSVNSADFLGFFSPVLDNYRAIFTEGQFTDRLWNSIVISFATVLITVAVGSLAGYAIARMNIRKKENLFFFILTTRMAPPVAFGVPFFLLMTKVHLLDSRLGMIGVYVFMNLALCVWLTRGFFDEIPKEIEEAAYVDGCTTLTSFFRITLPLSIGGLITTAVLVFIMTWNEFFFASILTRNVAATYPVHLTTYFGSREIEWGKLAAASTVVSAIPIVFAILTRKYMVRGFSLGAVRNSK
- a CDS encoding RidA family protein, which translates into the protein MDQDKVLEKLESLGLKLPRVAPAVATYVPAVRTGSLLFISGQGPIEDGKYKYVGKVGGELTLEQGYDAAKHVMLNCLAVIKNELGSLDKVKRIVKLLAWVNSAPGFNRQPMVINGGSDLLVELFGERGRHARSAVAANELPFDIPVEIEMIVECE
- a CDS encoding sugar kinase encodes the protein MNDIVTLGESMVVFDPSSTGPLRHVSEFKKHMAGAESNVAIGLARLGHRAGWLSRVGDDEFGRYITGTLKSEGIDVSRVIADAGASTGVMFKERRNNRLMNVYYYRSNSAASRLCSEDVDKEWIRASRMLHVTGITPALSDSCHAAVCQAIRYAREAGVPVSFDLNLRLKLWDADKACETLLALIPECTYFLPGYSEGRLLTGIASIEDMARYFHRMGPEAVVIKDGKKGAYLYDRDGGRWIEACRVEEVADPIGAGDAFAAGFLSGVLKGQSHAEAVMLGNVLGSYAVTIKGDWEGLPDLTELECLYPVEDTVR